A single window of Halotalea alkalilenta DNA harbors:
- the gcvP gene encoding aminomethyl-transferring glycine dehydrogenase, producing the protein MALDTRALADLAAHDDFISRHNGPRSEDVAAMLAVLGEHDFAGLLDKTIPADIRLGRELALEAPKGERETLSYLKSLAKRNKVFKSYIGMGYYDTLMPAVITRNVLENPGWYTAYTPYQPEISQGRLEALLNFQQVIIDFTGMELANASLLDEATAAAEAMALCARANKKARSCNAFFAASDLLPQTLDVLRTRAAYLGFELIIDRPERIQEHQVFGALFGYPAEQGEIHDLRALIELAHAQEAMACVSADLMSLALLEAPGRFKADVVLGNSQRFGVPMGFGGPHAAYFAVSDALKRSIPGRVIGVSRDSQGNQALRMAMQTREQHIRREKATSNICTAQALLANLAGFYAVYHGAEGITRIASRIHRLTHLLAEGLAAKGVTRVNRHYFDTLTVEGLEVEAVRGRALAAGINLRYREDRRIGISLDETTTAQDLQALFDVLLGAEHGLGVAELDRLHRDGHGLPIQALRQSEFLTHPTFKRYRSETEMLRYLKRLENKDLSLAHAMIPLGSCTMKLNATTEMIPVTWPEFADIHPFAPRDQVSGYLQLIDELSHALLEVTGYDALSMQPNSGAQGEYAGLVAIRRYQAAQDQGHRDVCLIPSSAHGTNPASAAMAQMKVVVVECDSLGNIDIDDLRAKAEQHAERLSAIMLTYPSTHGVFEARVREACEIVHAQGGQVYIDGANMNAQVGLCRPGDFGGDVSHLNLHKTFCIPHGGGGPGMGPIGVKAHLAPYLPNHAVTPLEGIEPDSHAVSAAAYGSASILPISWAYIKMMGARGLREATELAILNANYIAKRLDGHFEVLYKGESGRVAHECIIDVRPLKAISGVSEEDIAKRLIDYGFHAPTMSFPVAGTLMIEPTESESRYELDRFCDAMIAIREEISRVESGEWPRDDNPLVNAPHTQRDLSGEWSHPYSRDTACFPSAATRMAKFWPAVNRVDNVFGDRNLVCSCAPIDAYRD; encoded by the coding sequence ATGGCTCTCGACACTCGGGCGCTGGCTGATCTGGCCGCTCACGACGATTTCATCTCCCGCCACAATGGCCCACGCAGCGAAGACGTCGCTGCGATGCTCGCGGTGCTCGGTGAGCACGATTTTGCCGGACTGCTCGACAAGACCATCCCGGCCGACATCCGTCTCGGCCGCGAACTCGCGCTCGAAGCACCCAAGGGCGAGCGCGAGACGCTCAGCTACTTGAAGAGCCTGGCCAAGCGCAACAAAGTGTTCAAGAGCTACATCGGGATGGGCTACTACGACACCCTGATGCCGGCGGTGATCACTCGCAATGTGCTCGAGAACCCGGGTTGGTACACTGCCTACACGCCCTACCAGCCGGAAATCAGCCAGGGCCGGCTCGAGGCGCTGCTCAACTTCCAGCAGGTGATCATCGACTTCACCGGCATGGAGCTGGCCAACGCCTCGCTGCTCGACGAAGCCACCGCCGCCGCCGAAGCGATGGCGCTGTGCGCACGGGCGAACAAGAAAGCCAGGAGCTGCAACGCCTTCTTCGCCGCCTCGGACCTGCTGCCGCAGACCCTCGATGTGCTGCGCACCCGCGCTGCCTATCTGGGCTTCGAGCTAATCATCGATCGTCCCGAGCGGATCCAGGAGCACCAGGTGTTCGGCGCCCTGTTCGGCTACCCCGCCGAACAGGGCGAGATCCACGACCTGCGCGCGCTGATCGAACTCGCTCATGCCCAGGAGGCGATGGCCTGCGTGAGCGCCGACCTGATGAGCCTTGCGCTGCTCGAGGCGCCGGGACGATTCAAGGCCGATGTGGTGCTCGGCAACTCCCAGCGCTTCGGCGTGCCGATGGGCTTTGGCGGCCCTCACGCCGCCTACTTCGCGGTCAGCGACGCGCTCAAGCGCTCGATTCCCGGCCGAGTGATCGGGGTCTCCCGCGACAGCCAGGGCAACCAGGCGCTGCGCATGGCGATGCAGACTCGCGAGCAGCACATCCGCCGCGAAAAGGCGACCTCGAACATCTGCACCGCCCAGGCGCTGCTGGCCAACCTCGCCGGCTTCTATGCGGTCTATCATGGAGCGGAAGGCATCACCCGGATCGCCAGCCGCATTCACCGGCTCACCCACCTGCTCGCCGAGGGCCTCGCCGCCAAGGGCGTCACCCGGGTCAACCGCCACTACTTCGATACCCTCACCGTCGAAGGGCTCGAGGTCGAAGCGGTGCGCGGCCGCGCGCTCGCCGCCGGGATCAACCTGCGCTATCGCGAGGACCGAAGGATCGGGATCAGCCTCGACGAGACCACCACCGCACAGGATCTCCAGGCGCTGTTCGACGTGCTGCTCGGAGCAGAGCACGGCCTCGGCGTCGCCGAGCTCGACCGCCTGCATCGCGATGGCCATGGCCTGCCCATCCAGGCGCTGCGCCAGAGCGAGTTCCTCACCCACCCGACTTTCAAGCGCTATCGCAGCGAAACCGAGATGCTGCGCTACCTGAAACGGCTGGAGAACAAGGACCTGTCGCTGGCCCATGCGATGATCCCGCTCGGCTCGTGCACGATGAAGCTCAACGCCACCACCGAGATGATCCCGGTGACCTGGCCCGAGTTCGCCGACATCCACCCGTTCGCCCCGCGCGACCAGGTCAGCGGCTACCTGCAGCTGATCGACGAGCTTTCCCACGCGCTGCTCGAGGTGACCGGCTACGATGCGCTGTCGATGCAGCCCAATTCCGGCGCCCAGGGCGAGTACGCGGGGCTGGTGGCGATCCGACGCTACCAGGCGGCCCAGGACCAGGGGCATCGCGACGTCTGCCTGATCCCGAGCTCGGCGCACGGCACCAACCCGGCTTCGGCGGCGATGGCGCAGATGAAGGTGGTGGTGGTCGAGTGCGACAGCCTCGGCAACATCGACATCGACGATCTGCGGGCCAAGGCCGAGCAACACGCCGAGCGGCTCTCGGCGATCATGCTCACCTACCCTTCCACCCACGGGGTGTTCGAGGCGAGGGTGCGCGAGGCATGCGAGATCGTCCATGCCCAGGGCGGCCAGGTCTACATCGACGGCGCCAACATGAACGCCCAGGTCGGGCTCTGTCGCCCCGGTGACTTCGGCGGCGACGTCTCGCATCTCAACCTGCACAAGACCTTCTGCATCCCCCACGGCGGCGGCGGCCCTGGGATGGGGCCGATCGGCGTGAAGGCGCACCTCGCGCCCTACCTGCCGAACCACGCGGTGACCCCGCTCGAGGGCATCGAGCCCGACAGCCACGCGGTCTCCGCGGCGGCCTACGGCAGCGCCTCGATCCTGCCGATCTCATGGGCCTACATCAAGATGATGGGCGCGCGCGGCCTGCGCGAAGCGACCGAGCTTGCGATCCTCAACGCGAACTACATCGCCAAGCGGCTCGACGGTCATTTCGAGGTGCTCTACAAGGGCGAGTCGGGGCGTGTGGCGCATGAGTGCATCATCGATGTTCGCCCGCTCAAGGCGATCAGCGGTGTCAGCGAGGAGGATATCGCCAAGCGTCTGATCGACTACGGTTTCCACGCACCGACCATGTCGTTCCCGGTCGCCGGCACGCTGATGATCGAGCCGACCGAGTCGGAGTCGCGCTACGAGCTCGATCGCTTCTGCGACGCGATGATCGCGATCCGCGAGGAGATCTCCCGGGTCGAGAGCGGTGAATGGCCGCGCGACGACAACCCCTTGGTCAATGCCCCGCACACGCAGCGCGACCTGTCCGGCGAATGGTCCCACCCCTATTCGCGCGACACCGCCTGCTTCCCCTCGGCCGCAACGCGCATGGCCAAGTTCTGGCCGGCGGTGAACCGGGTCGACAACGTGTTCGGCGATCGTAACCTGGTCTGCAGCTGCGCACCGATCGACGCCTACCGCGACTGA
- a CDS encoding thioesterase family protein, producing the protein MTRPWSAPCYVGEVDQAWVDYNGHMRDAFYLLPMSMASDEMMNRIGLDERGRSLLGHTLYTLEAHLHFLAEARLGARIEVGSRLVEHDAKRLRLCHLMYLGAERRLCAASEQLLINIDVASGRSTPFADRVVARIDHGIDAAEALEWRQWAGQRIALKK; encoded by the coding sequence GTGACTCGCCCCTGGAGTGCGCCTTGCTACGTCGGTGAAGTCGATCAGGCCTGGGTGGACTACAACGGCCATATGCGCGACGCCTTCTATCTGCTGCCGATGAGCATGGCGAGCGATGAAATGATGAATCGGATTGGCCTGGATGAGCGTGGACGCAGCCTGCTCGGCCATACGCTCTATACCCTCGAGGCGCATCTTCACTTTCTCGCCGAGGCCAGGCTCGGCGCGCGAATCGAAGTCGGCAGCCGGCTGGTCGAGCACGACGCCAAGCGGTTGAGGCTCTGCCATCTGATGTACCTGGGAGCCGAGCGCAGGCTCTGCGCGGCGAGCGAACAGCTGTTGATCAACATCGATGTGGCGAGCGGACGCTCAACGCCCTTCGCTGATCGCGTCGTCGCGCGGATCGACCACGGCATCGACGCGGCTGAGGCGCTTGAATGGCGGCAGTGGGCCGGGCAGCGGATCGCACTGAAGAAGTGA
- a CDS encoding L-carnitine dehydrogenase, protein MSPRQNNTPVEIEVFAAVGTGVIGSGWIVRALTHGLDVLVWDPAAGAEAALRQRIDAVWPTLEANGIDATASRDRLRFTQSLEECAASADFIQESAPERLELKRELHARLSASADPTTLISSSTSGLLPSEFYRDARHPERCLVGHPFNPVYLLPLVEVVGGERTSDESRQRAAAFYRRLGMRPLQVRKEVPGFIADRLLEALWREGLHLINDGVATSGEIDDAIRFGAGLRWSFMGTFLTYTLAGGDAGMRHFMAQFGPALKLPWSYLEAPELSETLIDRVVDGTSAQLGAKSIGELERFRDDALIAVQEALERTRRAHGIEETL, encoded by the coding sequence ATGTCACCGAGGCAGAACAACACCCCCGTTGAGATCGAGGTCTTCGCCGCGGTAGGCACGGGAGTGATCGGTTCGGGATGGATCGTTCGCGCCCTGACCCACGGGCTGGACGTACTGGTATGGGACCCCGCCGCAGGCGCCGAAGCCGCGCTGAGGCAGCGTATCGATGCCGTTTGGCCAACGCTCGAGGCCAATGGCATCGATGCGACGGCGTCGCGTGACCGGCTGCGTTTCACTCAGAGCCTCGAGGAGTGCGCCGCGAGCGCCGACTTCATTCAGGAGAGCGCGCCGGAGCGCCTCGAGCTCAAGCGCGAGCTCCACGCCAGGTTGAGCGCCAGCGCCGATCCCACTACCTTGATCAGCTCCTCGACCTCGGGACTGCTGCCGAGCGAGTTCTATCGCGATGCCCGGCATCCAGAGCGCTGCCTGGTCGGGCACCCGTTCAATCCGGTCTACCTGCTGCCCCTGGTCGAGGTGGTCGGCGGTGAGCGGACCAGCGATGAGAGCCGCCAGCGCGCGGCGGCGTTCTATCGCCGCCTGGGCATGCGCCCGCTGCAGGTGAGGAAGGAAGTCCCGGGGTTCATCGCCGATCGCCTGCTGGAGGCGCTGTGGCGCGAAGGGCTCCACCTGATCAACGATGGCGTCGCCACCAGCGGCGAGATCGACGACGCGATTCGCTTCGGCGCGGGGCTGCGTTGGTCGTTCATGGGGACCTTCCTGACCTATACGCTGGCCGGAGGCGATGCCGGCATGCGCCATTTCATGGCCCAGTTCGGTCCCGCGCTCAAGCTTCCCTGGAGCTACCTCGAAGCGCCGGAGCTCAGCGAGACGCTGATCGACCGGGTGGTCGACGGCACCTCGGCGCAGCTGGGCGCCAAGAGCATCGGCGAGCTCGAGCGGTTTCGCGACGACGCTCTGATCGCAGTCCAGGAGGCGCTCGAGCGCACGCGCCGCGCCCACGGCATCGAGGAGACGCTGTGA